Proteins from one Hoplias malabaricus isolate fHopMal1 chromosome 2, fHopMal1.hap1, whole genome shotgun sequence genomic window:
- the LOC136686662 gene encoding uncharacterized protein, translating into MQLYVVMKVLVVLVMVVILTPAVTDGLVLNKCQLEKELNSTLPQNMQDEVAKIVCSVNLTSGFNTSVVNQIPAPRGDHKHHFPDHGPEHSAENQTDNHNARLPQSGLFVTPFIPPAHPRAGGPPGAWGRKPRSLEHRQGPFRPVPSFQPPSNSSFPHHNESHTHSNEGKKPEHQNDHRSHAGSVPDGRKPRSLKDSNEQDSRTHGPHHQNNKTFSSPSPKLGSHMMPKPTSRPIKPHARDSAPAAGGRKPRSNNQKNRNAESSEERRHLPNFNPFKQTVRPWSGKHDDESQEQSEQQSDEMWTQYGLLQLSDRVACVSGTKPSLNLCKINCDKLIDDDISDDIMCLETILLEQNNSTVPREDKELVEKMYHLLHHSDCSNVVNSQYFSDC; encoded by the exons ATGCAGTTGTATGTTGTGATGAAGGTGTTGGTGGTATTGGTGATGGTGGTCATATTGACCCCTGCTGTGACTGATGGGCTCGTTCTGAACAAGTGTCAACTGGAAAAAGAACTGAacagcaccctgccgcaaaacATGCAGGATGAGGTCGCAAAGA TTGTATGCAGTGTGAATTTGACGTCAGGCTTCAACACCAGTGTTGTCAATCAAATTCCTGCTCCACGGGGTGATCACAAGCACCACTTCCCTGATCACGGACCAGAACACTCTGCAGAAAACCAAACTGACAACCACAATGCTCGCCTCCCTCAGTCTGGTCTATTTGTAACACCCTTTATACCTCCTGCTCATCCCAGAGCTGGTGGTCCTCCAGGAGCTTGGGGTCGCAAACCAAGGTCCCTCGAGCACAGACAAGGTCCCTTCAGACCTGTCCCCTCTTTCCAGCCTCCATCGAATTCTTCTTTCCCACACCACAATGAATCCCATACACACTCCAATGAAGGCAAGAAACCTGAGCACCAAAACGATCACCGTTCTCATGCTGGTTCTGTTCCTGATGGTCGCAAACCAAGGTCTCTCAAGGACTCAAATGAACAGGACTCAAGGACTCACGGCCCCCATcaccaaaacaacaaaactttTTCTAGTCCCAGTCCTAAGCTTGGATCACACATGATGCCTAAACCTACATCAAGACCCATCAAGCCACACGCCCGTGACTCTGCTCCTGCTGCTGGTGGCCGCAAGCCCAGATCCAATAATCAGAAGAACCGTAATGCTGAGTCATCTGAGGAAAGAAGACATCTCCCCAACTTCAACCCTTTCAAACAAACTGTCCGTCCTTGGTCTGGCAAACACGATGATGAAAGCCAGGAGCAATCTGAGCAGCAGAGTGATGAGATGTGGACACAGTACGGATTGCTCCAGTTGTCAGATCGCGTTGCTTGCGTCTCAGGCACCAAGCCATCACTCAATCTATGTAAAATTAACTGTGACA AGCTGATTGATGATGACATTAGTGATGACATCATGTGCCTTGAGACCATCCTTTTGGA GCAGAACAACAGCACAGTTCCCAGAGAGGATAAAGAGCTTGTTGAGAAGAT GTACCACCTGTTGCACCACAGTGATTGCTCCAACGTGGTGAACTCCCAGTACTTCTCTGACTGTTAA